The DNA window ATGATATATTATTAGGTGAGTTTGGTAGCGACAGATTGAATGGTGGTCCAGGTAGCGATACTATGACTGGCGGTCCTGGTTCTGACTTTTTTGTCTACAGTGGCCCGACAGAAGGAATTGACACCATTACCGATTTCAGTGTAGCCCAAGACGATATTGCGGTCTCCGGTGCTGGCTTTAGTGTGGGTTCTGTGACTGGCGCTAACTTCAACCTAGGTGCAACTGCCCCGGGTACTACCCCTGGCTTTAGCTACAACTCGGGTACAGGCGGTTTGTTCTTCTGGTCCAATAGTACTACTTTTACTCAATTAGCTACTTTGAGTCCTAACTTAGGTCTTACTAATAGTAATTTTGTAGTAACTGCCTAATTCAAATTATTCTAATCTGGTCGCCCACCGCGTAGCGGATCCCTGTGCGATCGCATCTTCTACGTCTGTTTAAAGTAAGGACGAGCGATCGCTTCTCTAGCTGATAAAAATGATGAAATTGTTCCGGTGTTCCCTGTTCCCTACCATCATATTAACTATAAACAGGAAAAATTGGAAAAACGACCGAAGCTTAATCCTTGTCCGCATTATATCCCAATGGGACCAATGAGAAACCCTGGGTAGATGGGGTATTAGCTAAGAAAAAAGGACTTGGATTTTAAGATAGGCAATAAAAGAGAATAAAGAACATCTGAGAAAATGGAAAAGAGTTTTAAAAGTGAGACTATGAAACTTAAAAAAATACTAGAAAATAAACGAGAAGAAATCAGGGAAATTGCTACTAAACACGGAGCATATAATATCCGGGTTTTTGGTTCTGTTGCTAGGGGAGAAGACGACGAAAAAAGTGATATTGATTTTTTAATTGATTATGATTTATCTAAAATTACACCTTGGTTTCCTTCTGGAATGATTCAAGATTTACAGTTACTTTTAGGTCGAAAAGTAGATAGTGTTACTGTTGAAGGCTTAAAAGAACGCATAAAAAATAAAGTCCTAGAAGAAGCGATTTATCTATGAGGGATGACAGGGAAAGATTAAGAGATATTTTAGATGCTATTAAGCAAATTGAAAAATATGCTATCTATGGAAAAGATAGATTTATTCAAGATGAATTAATTCAAACCTGGGTAGTATACCATTTAATGATAATTGGAGAAGCCGCTAGTAAAATGTCAGAACAAACAAAACAAAATTATCATAACGTTCCTTAGGTGGGAACAATTGATGTTAGAAATATTATTACTCATGAGTATTTTCGGTTTGATTTAAATATCATCTAGAAGATTGTTTCTGATAATATTCCAGAATTAAAACAGCAAATAAAAGATATCTTAGACAACATTTAATTTTGATAAATATATTATATTTAAATCACTCAAAACGGCGATGATTATCATGAAACCGCTAAAATAATTATCTGGTATACCTTTCCCCCTTACTCTGTGCGTAGCACCATATGCTCATTTTTAAGCAAAAAACACCCAAAACAACCCAGATATCCCCCCAATTCACCCTTTACCTAAGCGCAGCAGAACGGTTAAAAACCCAACAAAGAATCGCCCTAGAAGATCGCCCACCCATCTATCTACGCTTAAATAGGGGGGAAATCATAGAAGATGGGGATATACTACTATCAGAAACTGGAGAGATAGCGATCGCCATCGCCGCCAAACCAGAACCAGTAATGACAGTAACTGCCCACTACACCCTAGATTTACTCAAAGCGGCTTATCATTTAGGTAATCGTCACGTTCCCTTAGAAATCAAACCGGACTACCTCAGATTCCCTCCTGATTCAGTTCTAGCATCTCTTCTGACTCAATTGGGACTAACGGTACAACTAGAAACCGCGCCATTTTATCCAGAAAGCGGCGCTTATCAACATAAACATGAGTAACTTATTAAATCTCCTGCAGCTAGCTAGTCCCACCATTCCCATTGGCGCTTATAGTTATTCTGAGGGTTTAGAAAACCTGATTGCTCTCGAAATAATTACTAACAAAGAACAACTAAAAAACTGGCTCAATACAGAATTAAATCACGGCTCTATTGGGATCGAAACAGCCGTAATGATTAGAGGCTATCAAAGTATCCAAAAGCAGCAAATAGACAATTTAGAGTACTGGAATAATTGGCTTAGCGCTTCTAGAGAGACATCTGAACTCAGAGAACAGAGTTGGCAAATGGGTAAAAGTCTCTTAAAATTGCTCCTAGACTTGGGGGTAACCAATCAGATTGACCCTCCCTGTAATTATGCGATCGCCTACGCTATCGGCGCTGCAACTTGGGACATCCCCCTTCGAGACGCAACCTTAGCTTATCTTCACAGTTGGACGACCAATCTAGTCACCGCGGGTATTAAATTAATTCCCTTAGGACAGACCCACGGGCAGCAAATTCTACGCGACTTACATGATAGTATTAGAATTAATGCAGATAGAATCCTTGACTTAGAAGACCATCAGTTATTTACTTGCAACTGGGGTTTAAGTTTAGCTAGCATGAATCATCAGAGTCAATACACCAGATTATTTCGCAGTTAAATATGAGTGCTTTTCGTGTAGGTATAGCCGGTCCAGTGGGCTCAGGGAAAACAGCCCTATTAGACGCTCTTTGTAAACAAATGCGCAGCTATGTAGAGATAGCCGTAGTTACCAATGATATCTATACTCAAGAAGACGCCCAATTTTTAATTAAATCTCAAGCTTTACCTACACAGAGAATTATTGGTGTTGAAACCGGAGGGTGTCCCCATACAGCGATTCGCGAAGACGCTTCGATTAATCTAGTAGCGATTCAGGAATTAGAAGAGAAATTTCCCAACTTGAACTTGATTTTTTTAGAAAGTGGAGGAGATAATTTAGCCGCTACATTTAGTCCCGAATTAGTAGATTTGACTATCTATGTCATTGACGTAGCTGCAGGAGATAAAATACCCCGTAAAGGAGGACCAGGAATCACTAAATCAGACTTACTAGTAATTAATAAAATTGATTTAGCTGACCAAGTAAACGCCGACTTACAAGTAATGGAGAGAGATAGTAAAAAAATGCGCGGCGATAAACCATTTATCTTTACTAACTTAAAAAACCAACAAGGATTAAGGGAAGTAATTGAATTTATTAAACTACATTTAGCCCCCAATTTAAATCAATGAAATGGCAAGGTAAGCTTAATTTAGAATACCAGTATTGCCAAGATAGAACCAAAATTATTCATGTTGAAAATATCGCTCCACTTAAGGTACAAAGACCATTTTATCCAGAAGGAACAAAAACCTGCCATACCATTATTTTAAATACAGCAGGGGGGATAGTAGGAAGTGATAAACTAGAACAAAATATCTATCTTCACCCGGGCGCTAACGTCTTAATTACCACCGCTTCAGCGGGTAAAATTTATCGCAGTCAAGGAGACCTGGCGCAACAGCAGATTAATATAACTATAGAATCTGGAGGATGTTTAGAGTTTTTACCTCAAGAAAATATTATCTTTGCTGGAGCAGATTATTATCAAAATTTAAAAGTAAAATTAGCCCCAGCA is part of the Gloeocapsa sp. PCC 73106 genome and encodes:
- a CDS encoding nucleotidyltransferase family protein: MKLKKILENKREEIREIATKHGAYNIRVFGSVARGEDDEKSDIDFLIDYDLSKITPWFPSGMIQDLQLLLGRKVDSVTVEGLKERIKNKVLEEAIYL
- the ureE gene encoding urease accessory protein UreE, whose translation is MLIFKQKTPKTTQISPQFTLYLSAAERLKTQQRIALEDRPPIYLRLNRGEIIEDGDILLSETGEIAIAIAAKPEPVMTVTAHYTLDLLKAAYHLGNRHVPLEIKPDYLRFPPDSVLASLLTQLGLTVQLETAPFYPESGAYQHKHE
- a CDS encoding urease accessory protein UreF, with the protein product MSNLLNLLQLASPTIPIGAYSYSEGLENLIALEIITNKEQLKNWLNTELNHGSIGIETAVMIRGYQSIQKQQIDNLEYWNNWLSASRETSELREQSWQMGKSLLKLLLDLGVTNQIDPPCNYAIAYAIGAATWDIPLRDATLAYLHSWTTNLVTAGIKLIPLGQTHGQQILRDLHDSIRINADRILDLEDHQLFTCNWGLSLASMNHQSQYTRLFRS
- the ureG gene encoding urease accessory protein UreG, which encodes MSAFRVGIAGPVGSGKTALLDALCKQMRSYVEIAVVTNDIYTQEDAQFLIKSQALPTQRIIGVETGGCPHTAIREDASINLVAIQELEEKFPNLNLIFLESGGDNLAATFSPELVDLTIYVIDVAAGDKIPRKGGPGITKSDLLVINKIDLADQVNADLQVMERDSKKMRGDKPFIFTNLKNQQGLREVIEFIKLHLAPNLNQ